A region of Fimbriimonadaceae bacterium DNA encodes the following proteins:
- the mutM_1 gene encoding Formamidopyrimidine-DNA glycosylase, with protein sequence MLRRTMVGKTIAAAEVAPDEIVLEGRSPAEVEAALVGRKVSAIGRKGKFFWLEFDGPPIVCAHLGMAGWFRELGAPTIRLKEHGKAPLDDENGRPRFLKLLLQADDGVRAAMTDGRRLSRIWLAESSAADPRVAKLGPDAYDQLPSVDALVQMLKGRTAPIKALLLDQGLFAGVGNWLADEALYHARISPKREGGSLKKAELARLREALTDVLAVAVEAGADEHKYPEDWMFHHRWGGAKGPDLLLGKPIRRETVGGRTTAWVPGLQK encoded by the coding sequence ATGCTGCGCCGCACCATGGTCGGAAAGACGATTGCTGCGGCGGAAGTCGCTCCCGACGAGATCGTCTTGGAGGGTCGCTCGCCGGCGGAGGTCGAGGCTGCGCTGGTCGGTCGGAAAGTGAGCGCCATTGGGCGCAAGGGTAAGTTCTTCTGGCTCGAATTCGACGGGCCTCCGATCGTTTGCGCGCACCTCGGCATGGCAGGATGGTTTCGCGAACTTGGCGCACCGACGATCAGGCTCAAGGAGCATGGTAAGGCGCCCCTCGACGACGAGAACGGCCGCCCCCGGTTTCTCAAACTCCTTCTTCAAGCCGATGACGGGGTTCGGGCGGCGATGACCGATGGCCGGCGGCTCTCACGCATCTGGCTCGCTGAATCGTCTGCAGCCGATCCCCGAGTTGCAAAGCTGGGACCCGACGCCTATGATCAGCTTCCCTCTGTCGACGCGCTCGTCCAGATGCTCAAGGGTCGGACCGCTCCGATCAAAGCGCTTTTGCTGGACCAAGGGCTCTTTGCCGGGGTCGGCAATTGGCTCGCCGACGAAGCCCTGTACCATGCTCGGATATCGCCCAAGCGCGAAGGGGGTTCTCTCAAGAAGGCCGAGTTGGCACGGCTGCGCGAGGCGCTTACCGACGTCCTTGCGGTAGCGGTCGAGGCCGGCGCCGACGAGCACAAGTACCCCGAGGATTGGATGTTTCACCACCGCTGGGGCGGGGCAAAAGGCCCCGACCTCCTACTGGGGAAGCCGATCCGTCGCGAGACGGTGGGCGGCCGCACGACCGCCTGGGTCCCCGGCCTGCAGAAGTAG
- the lacF_1 gene encoding Lactose transport system permease protein LacF: MKRGYAFVAPAVLHLLVFALVPIAYAFGLSFYKWDILKEKRPFVGAQNYLDAIGEPAFWNAMWNSTRYALVSVPLGMAVALAVAILVAQKLPGMPVFRTLFYIPAISSGVAISMLWIYVYLPETGMINTMLASIGLGGKTDFLNDPAWAMWALVFMSIWTGLGPRMVLYLSGLLAIPPSLYEAGAIDGATGWKAFWGITLPMLAPTSLFVLVTSTISAFQVFTPVYMMTKGGPLDTTDVIGYHIYSEAWQRFHVGFASAKSFLLLVVIALASWLQFRIMRRQMEGYEA, encoded by the coding sequence ATGAAGCGCGGCTATGCGTTTGTGGCTCCGGCCGTCCTTCACCTCCTCGTCTTCGCCCTCGTGCCGATTGCCTATGCGTTTGGCCTCAGCTTCTACAAGTGGGACATTCTCAAGGAGAAGCGGCCCTTCGTTGGAGCGCAGAACTACCTCGATGCGATCGGTGAACCGGCGTTTTGGAATGCGATGTGGAACTCCACACGGTATGCCCTCGTCAGCGTGCCTTTGGGCATGGCAGTGGCCCTCGCGGTCGCGATTCTGGTCGCTCAGAAGCTCCCGGGAATGCCGGTCTTCAGGACCCTCTTTTACATCCCTGCGATCAGCTCCGGCGTCGCGATCAGCATGCTCTGGATCTACGTGTATCTCCCGGAGACGGGGATGATCAACACCATGCTGGCATCGATCGGCCTGGGTGGGAAGACTGACTTTCTTAACGACCCTGCGTGGGCGATGTGGGCCCTTGTCTTCATGTCGATTTGGACTGGCCTCGGACCACGCATGGTCTTGTACTTATCAGGATTGCTGGCGATTCCGCCCTCCCTTTACGAAGCCGGCGCCATCGACGGCGCAACCGGGTGGAAGGCGTTCTGGGGGATCACGCTGCCGATGCTGGCGCCGACGAGTCTCTTCGTCCTGGTGACATCCACAATCTCGGCGTTTCAGGTCTTCACGCCCGTTTACATGATGACCAAGGGAGGGCCGCTCGATACGACGGACGTGATCGGCTACCACATTTACTCAGAAGCCTGGCAGCGCTTTCATGTCGGTTTTGCCTCGGCCAAGTCGTTCTTGCTGCTGGTGGTGATCGCGCTGGCAAGCTGGCTGCAATTCCGGATCATGCGGCGCCAGATGGAGGGCTATGAGGCATAG
- the pstB gene encoding Phosphate import ATP-binding protein PstB, whose product MPEATTVPLAAATTKKVEARNVDFFYGDFRALHGVNLDVVANRVTALIGPSGCGKSTFLRCLNRMNDLIEGTRITGSIKVEGQDIYDPRVDPVALRKRVGMVFQKPNPFSMSIFDNVAFGMRLHGMGTKSEIVYKVEQCLRQAYLWDEVKDKLNQSATALSGGQQQRLCIARTMAVDPDIILMDEPCSALDPVATARIEDLMYELKKQYTIVIVTHNMQQAQRASDYTGFFMVGRLVEYGPTPELFLNPKFKETEDYISGRFG is encoded by the coding sequence ATGCCCGAAGCGACGACCGTTCCACTTGCCGCCGCGACGACGAAGAAGGTGGAAGCGCGTAACGTGGACTTCTTCTACGGCGACTTCCGTGCCCTTCACGGGGTGAATCTCGATGTGGTTGCCAATCGGGTGACGGCGCTGATCGGGCCCAGCGGATGTGGAAAGTCGACCTTCCTTAGGTGCCTCAACCGCATGAATGATCTGATCGAGGGGACGCGTATTACGGGCTCAATCAAGGTCGAAGGCCAGGACATCTACGATCCGCGAGTGGATCCGGTCGCGCTACGGAAACGTGTCGGGATGGTATTCCAGAAACCCAACCCGTTCTCCATGTCCATCTTCGACAACGTCGCTTTTGGCATGCGGCTACACGGCATGGGTACCAAGAGCGAAATCGTCTACAAGGTCGAGCAGTGCCTGCGTCAGGCCTATCTATGGGATGAGGTCAAGGACAAGCTCAACCAGAGCGCAACCGCACTCTCCGGTGGCCAGCAGCAGCGGCTGTGCATCGCGCGAACCATGGCCGTCGATCCCGACATCATCCTGATGGATGAGCCCTGTTCGGCCCTCGACCCCGTCGCTACCGCTCGGATTGAGGACCTCATGTACGAGCTCAAGAAGCAGTACACGATCGTCATCGTTACCCACAACATGCAGCAGGCCCAGCGCGCCAGCGACTACACCGGGTTTTTCATGGTCGGGCGGTTGGTTGAATATGGACCGACTCCCGAGCTCTTTCTCAATCCGAAGTTCAAGGAGACCGAAGACTACATTTCGGGCCGCTTCGGTTAG
- the aroC gene encoding Chorismate synthase — protein MGSSFGVMFRLTTFGESHGGGVGVVVDGCPSRLPIQIDEIQRELDRRRPGQSSIVSQRKESDIVEILSGVQDGLSLGTPIAMLVRNEDARSRDYDEMREKFRPSHADFAYDEKYGIRAWSGGGRASARETIGRVAAGAIAKRLLKDRYGVEIVAWVERVQNIESSVDEATVSIDDVERSIVRCPDPQAAPKMIEHIESIRKAGNSVGGTVKLVVKGAPAGWGEPVFDKLEADLAKAVMSLPACKGFEVGSGFAGTTMTGIEHNDPYSADEAKHVTTPTNFSGGIQGGISNGMPIILRAAFKPTATVMVDQDTVNVDRENTTLQGRGRHDPCVLPRAVPMVEAMVALVLADHSLRNLGSRLC, from the coding sequence ATGGGTAGTTCGTTCGGCGTCATGTTTCGCCTAACGACCTTTGGCGAATCTCATGGGGGTGGGGTCGGCGTCGTCGTGGATGGCTGCCCGAGCCGCCTCCCTATCCAGATTGACGAGATTCAACGTGAACTCGATCGTCGGCGACCTGGCCAAAGCTCAATCGTCAGCCAGCGAAAGGAATCCGACATCGTCGAGATTTTGAGCGGCGTCCAGGACGGCCTTTCCCTTGGGACTCCAATCGCCATGCTTGTCCGCAATGAGGATGCGCGTTCCCGGGACTATGACGAAATGCGCGAGAAGTTCCGACCAAGCCACGCCGACTTTGCCTACGACGAGAAATACGGTATTCGAGCGTGGTCAGGAGGCGGACGCGCCAGCGCGAGAGAGACGATCGGAAGAGTAGCCGCAGGCGCGATCGCCAAGAGGCTTCTCAAGGATCGCTATGGAGTTGAGATCGTGGCTTGGGTGGAGCGTGTCCAAAACATCGAGTCGTCCGTGGATGAGGCGACCGTCTCGATCGATGATGTCGAGCGCTCGATCGTTCGCTGCCCAGATCCCCAAGCCGCGCCAAAGATGATCGAGCACATCGAGTCGATCCGGAAGGCCGGTAATTCCGTTGGTGGCACCGTAAAACTGGTCGTCAAAGGTGCACCGGCAGGCTGGGGGGAACCCGTGTTCGATAAGTTGGAGGCCGATTTGGCGAAAGCGGTGATGAGCCTTCCCGCCTGCAAGGGCTTCGAGGTCGGTTCCGGGTTTGCCGGCACCACCATGACCGGGATCGAGCACAATGACCCCTATAGCGCCGACGAAGCCAAGCATGTCACCACCCCGACAAATTTCTCCGGAGGCATTCAAGGCGGCATCAGCAACGGAATGCCGATTATCCTCCGGGCCGCATTCAAACCAACCGCCACCGTTATGGTCGACCAGGACACCGTTAATGTCGACCGTGAGAACACCACGCTGCAGGGACGCGGAAGGCACGACCCTTGTGTCCTTCCTCGGGCAGTTCCGATGGTGGAAGCTATGGTCGCTCTCGTCCTTGCGGACCACTCTCTTCGGAATCTCGGAAGCCGCCTTTGTTAA
- the mdtA_1 gene encoding Multidrug resistance protein MdtA: MKRTLLFWILAVLAVAISGCAKDGGATASKDEHGHEEAGHSEGESGHTEGEAGHTEDIVLTPEAQKIAGIETQTVDQRQLQQELKVPGTVTTSSHGRAVVTPPVGGQVIRLHVKPGDRVRAGQPIATLKSGELAQASAQIIEAQQSVVSAQAAVKEAAAEVNLANAKLRTARQLLVRQQAFAKTGAFSQPALQAAQKELADAEADLERGKQDQAVHEAQLERAERLYKQELISRTELEQARLEVATDKIRQRNAERRIELAKATYERERKIADQGLSNSREIQAAEAEVRSANLEVQQARIRLSSANSGVVAANKGVEAARVGYSALAGSGSASGGSLVVKAPISGVIVDLEATIGQAVERTTELGEIENLASVWVVAQVSDKQIGLARVGSVAQIVVSAYPNRVFNGVIQSIGSRLDPKTRSMPVQVLVDNSDSQLRSGMSTTVRLGVGSRTLALVVPRSAIIDDGDARKLYIAEDGGKFEERTVTLGRVQGEFVEVLAGVAAGDRVVSKGAFVLKSEKVKGELKGHEH; the protein is encoded by the coding sequence ATGAAACGAACACTTCTTTTTTGGATTCTTGCTGTCCTCGCTGTAGCGATCAGTGGCTGTGCCAAGGATGGAGGAGCGACGGCTTCTAAGGACGAGCATGGCCACGAAGAAGCCGGGCATTCTGAAGGCGAGTCTGGACATACCGAAGGTGAAGCGGGACATACGGAAGACATTGTCCTGACACCTGAAGCCCAAAAGATCGCAGGCATTGAGACTCAAACCGTCGATCAGCGGCAGCTTCAGCAAGAACTGAAAGTCCCGGGGACAGTGACGACTTCATCGCATGGCCGTGCGGTGGTTACTCCTCCGGTTGGTGGGCAAGTTATTCGACTCCATGTCAAACCTGGTGATCGTGTTCGGGCCGGTCAACCAATTGCCACGCTGAAGTCTGGAGAACTCGCCCAGGCTTCGGCGCAAATCATCGAAGCTCAGCAGAGCGTCGTTTCGGCCCAAGCTGCGGTTAAGGAAGCCGCCGCAGAAGTTAACCTAGCCAATGCAAAATTGCGCACCGCCCGACAGTTGCTAGTACGTCAACAGGCATTCGCGAAGACCGGTGCATTCAGTCAGCCGGCCCTTCAAGCCGCCCAAAAGGAGTTAGCCGACGCGGAAGCGGACCTGGAGCGTGGCAAGCAGGACCAGGCGGTTCACGAAGCGCAGCTTGAACGTGCGGAACGGCTATATAAGCAAGAGCTTATCTCCCGTACCGAGCTAGAGCAGGCCAGGCTGGAGGTAGCAACAGACAAGATTCGGCAGCGTAACGCTGAGAGGCGGATCGAACTGGCAAAAGCGACGTACGAGCGTGAGCGCAAGATTGCCGACCAAGGTCTATCGAATTCGCGTGAAATCCAAGCCGCCGAGGCTGAAGTTCGCTCCGCAAACCTCGAAGTCCAGCAGGCGCGCATTCGCTTGTCGTCTGCCAACTCGGGTGTTGTAGCTGCGAATAAAGGCGTTGAGGCGGCTCGCGTCGGTTATTCGGCTCTTGCTGGATCGGGGAGTGCGTCGGGTGGGTCGCTTGTTGTTAAGGCCCCGATTAGTGGCGTAATTGTCGACCTTGAAGCCACGATCGGGCAAGCCGTTGAAAGGACGACCGAGCTAGGCGAAATTGAGAACCTCGCATCTGTTTGGGTCGTGGCGCAAGTCTCTGACAAGCAGATCGGATTGGCGCGAGTTGGGAGCGTTGCTCAAATCGTTGTCAGCGCCTATCCCAATCGGGTCTTCAACGGTGTAATCCAGTCGATTGGCAGCCGACTTGATCCGAAAACGAGATCGATGCCGGTGCAAGTCCTCGTCGACAACTCGGATTCGCAACTGCGAAGCGGAATGTCGACCACCGTTCGATTGGGCGTGGGATCGCGCACGCTGGCACTCGTCGTGCCGCGCAGCGCGATCATTGATGATGGCGACGCGCGAAAGCTGTACATCGCAGAAGACGGCGGGAAGTTCGAGGAGCGGACGGTGACGCTCGGGCGTGTGCAAGGGGAATTCGTGGAAGTTCTCGCAGGCGTTGCCGCAGGCGATCGGGTCGTCAGCAAGGGGGCCTTTGTGCTTAAGAGTGAGAAGGTGAAGGGCGAACTCAAGGGGCATGAACACTAA
- the czcA_1 gene encoding Cobalt-zinc-cadmium resistance protein CzcA yields the protein MLDRLLHFSLTQRLLVFAATIGLVVWGVISWTKLNLDAVPDITTNQVAINTETGGMGPEEVERLVTFPIETAMSGLPGVMNTRSLSQYGLSQVTVTFHDNVDIFFARQLVNERLSRVSAELPPNLDAPQMGPVSTGLGDIYMFSVESDKRSITDLRTIMDWQIAPQLRSVAGVAEVNVADGNVKQYQVVADMARLQARGLGIHDLIEALQSNNQNAGGGVLDSGGERTLIRSVGMASKPEEIETIPLSTEDGTPVLVRDVAEVTTGTPVVTGLSTKDGHQALLTIAMMLKGANGRTVAQAVDAKIEEIKAQLPEDVKLTTVYNRAHLVNKTVGTVEKSLLEGGILVIVVLLVLLGNWRGALIVASAIPLSMLFAIGMMNQWGISGNLMSLGAIDFGLIVDGAVVMIENAVRRLAEAREHAGKTLSRHDVRHVVWESSKEVAKPTAFAVSIITVVYLPILALEGTEGKMFKPMAFTVVFALLGALALTLTLVPALASLFLSGDTREGKNPIIGFFSRMYKPALTFALRAKAIVVMGAVALIGVSAWLFSLLGAEFIPTLDEGDLVVQPIRIRTVNAEETIRLVTAAEKKVLEVPEVITMFSRSGTPEVATDPMPLSLTDSFIMLKERDQWRAGMTKEKIREEIEEKLNEVPGQGYNFSQPIEMRFSELVSGVKADIGIKVFGEDLEVLRQKAEEIRAVVAQIPGAADVEVEQVEPIPVLQIDIDREAIGRFGVSISEVQELISSALGGEEIGQIREGDKRYELIVRLPAEVRNDADAIASLPVKLANGESVPLSSLAHIDNQPAPAQISRESGKRRVVVQLNVRGTDLAGFVANAQRAIDEQVKLDEGYYITWGGQFENLQQASARLMIVVPLALALIFALLFMTFGSIKQALLIFTGVPLAVTGGVLALWIRGLPFSISAGVGFIALSGVAVLNGVVMVSAINRLRQEGKLPVKDAVSEGAQQRLRPVLMTALVAALGFIPMALNTGIGAEVQRPLATVVIGGIASATLLTLLVLPVLYTWFERDNELPEEL from the coding sequence ATGTTAGATCGCCTCTTACACTTCAGCCTCACACAGCGATTGCTCGTGTTCGCGGCAACAATTGGGCTCGTCGTCTGGGGCGTAATCTCCTGGACAAAGCTCAATCTCGACGCGGTACCCGACATCACGACCAATCAGGTCGCTATCAACACCGAAACGGGGGGTATGGGCCCGGAGGAAGTCGAACGGCTGGTGACCTTTCCCATCGAAACGGCGATGTCTGGCTTGCCAGGTGTCATGAACACCCGGTCGCTTAGCCAGTACGGGCTATCGCAAGTCACGGTGACGTTCCACGACAACGTGGACATCTTCTTCGCGCGTCAGCTTGTCAACGAACGGTTGAGCCGAGTCAGTGCAGAACTCCCCCCCAATCTCGACGCACCGCAGATGGGCCCGGTGTCAACCGGACTCGGCGACATCTACATGTTCTCGGTTGAGAGCGATAAGCGTTCGATCACCGACCTGAGGACGATCATGGATTGGCAGATCGCTCCCCAACTTCGCTCCGTCGCCGGAGTTGCGGAAGTCAATGTCGCCGACGGCAACGTCAAGCAATATCAAGTGGTCGCCGACATGGCGCGGCTGCAAGCGCGTGGACTCGGCATCCACGACCTCATTGAAGCTCTGCAAAGCAACAACCAGAATGCTGGCGGCGGCGTACTCGACTCGGGCGGCGAGCGCACGCTCATCCGTTCCGTTGGAATGGCCTCGAAGCCGGAAGAGATCGAAACCATCCCGCTTTCAACTGAAGACGGAACTCCGGTGCTCGTTCGCGACGTGGCCGAAGTTACGACTGGAACTCCGGTGGTGACGGGCCTTAGCACGAAGGACGGTCACCAAGCCCTATTGACCATCGCAATGATGCTAAAAGGGGCCAACGGACGGACCGTGGCCCAAGCAGTGGACGCGAAGATCGAGGAAATCAAGGCGCAGCTTCCCGAGGATGTCAAGCTTACAACGGTCTACAACCGCGCCCATTTGGTCAACAAAACGGTAGGCACAGTTGAGAAGAGCCTGCTAGAAGGCGGCATCCTTGTCATCGTCGTCCTGCTCGTGTTGCTGGGAAACTGGCGCGGCGCTTTGATCGTTGCTTCGGCGATTCCCCTTTCGATGCTCTTCGCCATCGGCATGATGAACCAGTGGGGCATTTCGGGCAACCTCATGAGCCTCGGCGCGATCGACTTCGGTTTGATCGTCGACGGCGCGGTCGTCATGATCGAAAACGCCGTCCGCAGGCTTGCCGAGGCCCGCGAGCATGCGGGGAAGACTCTGAGCCGCCACGATGTAAGGCACGTGGTATGGGAATCCTCGAAGGAAGTGGCCAAGCCGACAGCCTTCGCGGTTTCGATTATCACCGTCGTCTACTTGCCGATCTTGGCTCTCGAGGGAACCGAAGGCAAAATGTTCAAGCCGATGGCCTTTACGGTCGTCTTTGCGCTTCTCGGCGCGCTGGCCCTGACTCTCACGTTGGTTCCCGCTCTAGCAAGCCTTTTCTTGTCCGGCGACACCCGAGAGGGCAAGAACCCAATCATAGGATTCTTCAGCCGTATGTACAAACCAGCGTTGACCTTTGCGCTTCGAGCAAAGGCAATCGTTGTTATGGGGGCTGTTGCTCTTATAGGGGTTTCAGCTTGGCTCTTCAGCTTGTTGGGAGCGGAGTTCATCCCGACGTTGGATGAAGGCGACTTGGTGGTTCAGCCAATTCGTATCCGAACGGTCAACGCAGAAGAGACGATCCGGCTTGTAACCGCCGCCGAGAAGAAGGTGCTGGAGGTTCCGGAAGTGATCACGATGTTCTCCCGGAGCGGAACGCCTGAAGTCGCCACCGATCCAATGCCGCTCAGCCTCACCGACAGCTTCATCATGCTGAAAGAGCGCGACCAATGGCGTGCCGGGATGACCAAGGAGAAGATTCGTGAAGAGATTGAGGAGAAGCTCAACGAGGTGCCTGGACAAGGCTACAACTTTTCACAGCCAATAGAAATGCGGTTCTCGGAGCTGGTCTCAGGAGTCAAAGCCGATATAGGGATCAAGGTGTTTGGCGAGGACCTTGAAGTTCTGCGCCAGAAGGCTGAAGAGATCCGAGCGGTCGTCGCGCAGATCCCCGGCGCGGCCGACGTCGAAGTCGAGCAGGTTGAGCCGATTCCGGTCCTCCAAATCGACATCGACCGCGAGGCAATTGGGCGGTTCGGCGTATCCATCAGCGAAGTTCAAGAGTTGATTAGCTCAGCTTTGGGCGGCGAAGAGATTGGGCAGATTCGGGAAGGGGACAAGCGGTATGAACTGATTGTTCGTTTGCCTGCCGAAGTGCGAAACGACGCTGATGCGATCGCGAGTTTGCCCGTCAAGCTCGCCAATGGAGAATCGGTCCCTCTATCGAGTCTTGCGCACATCGACAATCAGCCTGCTCCAGCCCAAATCAGCCGGGAATCGGGCAAGCGGCGCGTGGTAGTTCAACTCAACGTACGCGGAACCGACCTGGCTGGGTTTGTAGCGAATGCGCAGAGAGCCATTGACGAGCAGGTAAAGCTCGACGAAGGCTATTACATCACGTGGGGCGGTCAGTTCGAGAATCTGCAGCAAGCGAGCGCACGATTGATGATCGTGGTCCCTCTGGCCCTTGCCTTGATCTTCGCACTGCTCTTCATGACCTTCGGTTCGATCAAGCAGGCGTTGTTGATCTTCACCGGCGTTCCCCTGGCGGTGACGGGCGGCGTTCTCGCCCTGTGGATCAGGGGGCTGCCATTCAGTATCTCGGCAGGCGTAGGCTTCATCGCCCTGTCTGGCGTTGCGGTCCTGAATGGTGTGGTGATGGTCTCGGCAATCAACCGATTGCGTCAGGAGGGCAAACTCCCGGTGAAGGATGCCGTTAGCGAGGGTGCCCAGCAACGCCTTCGTCCGGTGCTGATGACGGCGCTCGTTGCGGCCTTGGGATTCATTCCCATGGCACTGAACACAGGCATAGGAGCAGAAGTCCAAAGGCCCTTGGCAACGGTGGTTATTGGCGGAATCGCTTCTGCCACGTTGCTAACCCTTCTTGTGCTGCCAGTCCTCTACACTTGGTTCGAGCGTGACAATGAGCTTCCGGAGGAGTTATGA
- the cadA gene encoding Cadmium-transporting ATPase, producing MRSVFHIGKMDCPTEEGIIRNRFKGMEGVEQLDFDLMSRKLTVIHGHSDESTILRALESVGMDPKLVSENEPVSAAHGPAVPVLDRWLMGASGVLAVIAEVLAWTTGTERSWPVIALALGSIALGGRETIRKGIVSLRTLTLNINFLMTIAITGAAFIGQWPEAAMVTFLFGVAEMIEAFSLDRARHAIRALMEMSPEHALALVGGEWVEIEAFRVAVGQLVRVRPGERIALDGFVKEGASSVNQAPITGESIPVAKSVGDQVFAGTINEKGSFDFEVTANTGQTTLARIIRAVQQAQSQKAPTQRFVDEFARYYTPVVVVLAILIAAVPPLLLAQPLSVWLYKSLVLLVIACPCALVISTPVTVVSALASAARRGILVKGGVYIEEGRRLSHLALDKTGTLTHGLPKVTDVVPFDSLEEVELLRLAASLDAPSEHPVATAIVAAYEGKRASVEEFESMTGRGVKGVVDGQQYFLGNHRLAHEEDYCRAEVEAVLERLEEQGKTVVILGNTDRALGVIAVADTVRETSIQAVNELHALGVKTLMLTGDNVRTAKAIAAQVGIDDARGDLLPEDKLTIIQGLTDGQAHVGMVGDGINDAPALAQADIGFAMGAAGTDTALETADVALMQDDLRKIPEFIRLSRKASTVLKQNIAFAIGVKVVFFVLAFFGIATLWMAVFADMGASLLVVANGLRLICPAVPSQPRNQSKEPT from the coding sequence ATGAGGTCTGTCTTCCACATCGGCAAGATGGATTGCCCCACAGAGGAAGGCATCATTCGGAATCGCTTTAAAGGTATGGAGGGGGTCGAGCAACTCGACTTCGACCTCATGAGCCGCAAGCTGACGGTAATACACGGACATTCCGACGAAAGCACAATCCTGCGAGCCCTCGAATCGGTTGGAATGGATCCAAAGCTCGTCAGCGAGAACGAGCCTGTATCGGCTGCGCATGGACCGGCCGTTCCAGTCCTTGATCGTTGGCTCATGGGAGCTTCCGGAGTCCTCGCGGTGATCGCCGAAGTCCTCGCGTGGACAACCGGCACAGAACGGTCATGGCCCGTTATCGCTCTAGCGCTTGGTTCGATTGCGCTGGGGGGCAGGGAGACGATTCGCAAGGGGATCGTTTCCTTGCGGACCCTCACGCTCAACATCAATTTCTTGATGACCATCGCGATCACCGGGGCTGCCTTCATCGGTCAGTGGCCGGAAGCGGCAATGGTCACTTTTCTCTTTGGCGTGGCGGAAATGATCGAAGCATTCTCGCTCGATCGGGCTCGACATGCAATTCGCGCCCTCATGGAGATGTCCCCGGAGCATGCCCTTGCATTGGTCGGAGGCGAGTGGGTCGAAATCGAAGCTTTCCGCGTTGCCGTTGGTCAACTTGTGAGAGTTCGGCCAGGAGAACGCATCGCATTGGATGGCTTTGTAAAGGAAGGGGCGTCGAGCGTAAATCAAGCCCCCATCACTGGCGAGAGCATTCCGGTTGCTAAGTCGGTTGGTGATCAGGTCTTCGCGGGGACGATCAACGAGAAAGGCAGCTTTGATTTTGAAGTGACCGCCAATACGGGGCAAACGACATTGGCTCGGATCATTCGGGCCGTGCAGCAAGCACAAAGTCAGAAGGCTCCGACTCAGCGCTTCGTAGACGAGTTCGCACGGTACTACACGCCTGTCGTCGTTGTACTGGCTATTCTGATCGCCGCCGTTCCGCCATTGCTTCTTGCCCAGCCGCTCTCGGTATGGCTCTACAAATCACTGGTGCTCCTGGTGATCGCCTGTCCATGTGCGCTGGTCATTTCGACGCCGGTGACTGTCGTCAGCGCTCTGGCCTCGGCTGCAAGACGCGGCATTCTGGTGAAGGGCGGCGTTTACATTGAGGAAGGCAGAAGGCTCTCTCACCTGGCGCTCGATAAAACAGGCACGTTGACGCACGGTTTGCCAAAGGTGACGGATGTCGTACCGTTTGATTCCTTGGAAGAGGTTGAACTGCTTCGCTTAGCGGCAAGCCTCGATGCCCCTTCGGAACATCCCGTGGCTACCGCCATTGTCGCTGCGTACGAAGGCAAGAGGGCTTCGGTCGAAGAGTTCGAGTCCATGACGGGGCGCGGGGTGAAGGGTGTCGTTGATGGGCAGCAATACTTCCTTGGAAACCACCGGCTCGCCCACGAGGAGGACTACTGCCGGGCAGAGGTCGAGGCGGTTCTCGAACGGCTAGAAGAGCAGGGCAAGACAGTCGTCATTCTCGGCAACACGGATCGGGCGCTCGGAGTCATTGCCGTAGCTGACACCGTCCGCGAAACGAGCATCCAAGCAGTTAATGAGTTGCACGCCTTAGGCGTGAAGACCCTTATGCTCACCGGTGATAACGTCAGAACTGCGAAAGCCATCGCTGCCCAAGTCGGGATTGACGACGCTCGCGGTGACCTGCTTCCTGAAGACAAGCTGACCATCATTCAGGGGCTTACGGATGGTCAAGCCCACGTCGGCATGGTTGGCGATGGAATCAACGACGCTCCGGCGCTCGCACAAGCGGATATCGGATTTGCGATGGGAGCGGCCGGCACGGATACGGCACTGGAGACCGCCGACGTTGCACTGATGCAGGATGACTTGCGCAAAATCCCCGAGTTCATCCGCCTGAGTCGAAAGGCTTCGACTGTCCTGAAGCAGAATATCGCATTCGCGATAGGCGTCAAAGTGGTCTTCTTCGTGCTCGCGTTTTTCGGCATTGCAACGCTGTGGATGGCGGTATTCGCAGACATGGGGGCGAGTTTGCTTGTCGTTGCGAACGGGTTAAGGCTTATATGCCCAGCCGTACCCTCGCAACCTAGGAACCAATCGAAGGAACCGACTTAG